The genomic DNA ATACAAGATTCAATTATttcataacatataatatatatgctttaattgtcattttagcaCTAAAGTACTACTTTACACAAttcatgtaacgacccgtttatttatgaattaatgtgaaattgagtgtgaaaaattaattggcaaaaaatttaaatttatgaagagggttttggtaattattcaaaattattgaGGTCATTATGGAATATCTGGAAAAAATAAtagttatgttattttgaggaaataaataattgaaagttattggggttaaaaaaaaaaaaacaaatcagcaGGCCAACAGGCGTGCCAGGCGCGCCTATGAGCGCACGTGCGCGCCTGCACGCGGCCGCATGTGCACGCGCGGCCACGCAGCCAGCAACTGCTGGCTGCTGACAAGTGGCTTCCAGCCACTGCCACTTGTCCAAAAACTTTTGCCACTTGTTCAGCCCCTTGCCAAGTGTTTAAACCTGCTTTTCCACTAGATTTTTTTAATGCTCTTGCCCCCCACGTAACCCCTACATGTCCTTTCCCCTTGGCCTATAAAATAGGCCATTAATGCTTAAgagaaaggaaggaaatttgtgagAAATTGAGGAGATTTTGGGAGAAGGTTTTGGacaaattaggaaaaatttTGGTGAAATTAAGGGAAATTTTTGTCATATAAGTCTAGGTTGTGGCATAAGCAACCTTGATTCACAGTAGAGATTACAGAAGAATATCCAAGGCAAGTTCCTATTATTATTCTGCAAGTTCTTTTCCTGTTTTACAAGTTAAATCCATCTTCcctcaagtttatgttttaaattgcaagATCCATAGTTATCTCTTGTTATTGCAAGATCTTACttcttgattttaaaaaattgcaagtTACTTCCtctttattagtaaattatctCACAATCTACGTTTATACTTAttgagtctcaaatagggttttgtatcaccctatctttttTGGGAATGATGATTTATTGTGAATATGCAAGGGTTtaatgttgtcttgcatgaatgttatCCTATTACTTCGTTAAttgcatgtcagttatatatgagaagttattgcaattatgcatgttatgagaatgcatgaagcatgtgcatgaaagatggtttttaaataaatgtgtaaaggcctcatgatATGCGCAGCGGACAAGTCTGTAAGATATATCcgcagagaaagtgttgagaTCAAAGTTGGACTTCAGTCCTAAGTTTATGTTATGGATTTTGGTCCCAGTGTTTCAGACTTCAgtcccatgtttatagttctaaaaagcactgcatatgagcatggatgcatgtatcatcattttatcatgtgaaagtatcctaaatggcattcatgtctcttttgtttcttgataccatgactcttatgctcgctttcttccagttatacttgctgggacttgtggctcatgtttgtttgcatcatttcaggtaagggtaaggctaaagtagagggCGAGCCAAGTGAGTCAGGATCCATCGGGTAGTAGTGTGTACAGAGCCGTCTCAGACAAAGGTCCCCAGGGTGTTtgtgttgtgtaatattaaattatactcGTTTATGTTTTAGATTGTACAGTGAGATTATGGACCCCAAtttggtgtgtaatattaagttgtTCTTGTTTATGCGAGCATGTGAATACTATTGTGTTGTCTATAAGTAAGAATGTATGAATGTGGCTTCCATTGTCAAGGAGAatgtgtaatgttttaatgaGTTTTGACATTTATGTCATCTTGTTGTGGGTCCCTAGTTAGGAGCCTACAGTTCAACAGTGAGATTCTCACTCTGCTATTCTTATCCTGTTTAATTGCTTATGTAAGAAGATTTTTGGGTGCAAATCTAGGCAAAGAATTAAGGTTgctgaaataaaatttatgatcgAGCAAACGGAGAGATTATGTCACGTGATTGACCAAAATTTCAACAAGTTATTGCCCATCACTTTATGCCCAAAGGGTTCATCAAGTTATTACTTTGTTGCTTAGTTGTAAATGCCTGACCTCTGGGCTCCAGCTTGTTCCATTGGGAATGACATTTGGGCAGACTTCGTAAAGAATCACATATTACGATTTGTGTAAAAGTAGATCATCAATTCATTCGTTACTATAATTTCTCTCTATTCAAAAGTATATAAAGTGGGTGGAACGTAGCAACACAAGAATTCATGATTTATGTGACGGGTGTACTTTATGTGATAGGGGTGTCTAATCTACAAGAAACTCGTAAACAAGAGATGATCAAAAGAAACATGTGAGGATTATTTAAGATAGGCACTAGTTTTCTTTGGTGCATTGTATGCACATTGCATTGTTTTAACACATATCAATTATGTGATTTATATAAAGTTTTCAAGCATTGATGTCCACTGACTATCCTAGGAAGTTGGCTGAGGGACACATTTTCTTACAATAGTTTAGGAGCAAAATGAATCCATAAGTCCTTATTCTGAGATTAGACAAATTGATCAAGACTAGTGAGACGTCGTGAAGTTGAGTTCAATATTCAAGGTTTGGATAAGTTGAACACCTACAATAGGCTCTTCGGGTAAGTGTGAATGGCTAACATAATCTCAAGGCATGCAACCAAAAAAATAGGGTTTTCATACAGAGGTTTATAGGCATTGTATATGTTGCATGTTCTCTACACATATGGTAAACTTTACTAAGTAGATTGTACTCATCCCTTTCCCCTTCTATTTTCAAAAGTCATTGCAAGTTCTGGCAAACACGAGATAGTAATTGAGCAACCTTATGGAGTTCAGAGGACAAATAGGAACCGATGGACAAGTGTTGCTAGTTCAAACAAAGTTTAAAGGTGTGTGCCAACATCGTGTAAGTATTATTAGTTTTCTTTGAAATATAATTTCTAGTCACTAGTCTTAGTGTAGGTAATGGtgcttatttatttgaaaaatgtgtgAATGTTACAAGTCTGAAGCTCAATTTACATTTGATGTTATTTATACCTGTATTAGTcttgaatattttgtaatatgtCAATCAGGCAATCTTGCGATGACCGTCATTGCGCGGATCAATCCAACAATCTTGATTGTATGACGAATATACTGTTGCAAACTTACATTATATGAAACTATAGAATTTTCACATGTGCAGAACATAGAAAACTCACATTTGCTTAAGTGAGGTATGCAAAAGGAGCACTAACTGAGAATGTTTTCATACTTTTCACAAAAGTTTTTGTTTAGTCTGGTGAGTAGGAGAACAATTCAACGACTCACAACCCAATTATCCATAACTGATAACTCCAAATCATGTGTTCTCCCCAAGCAGAAAAACTAGTGCACCCTTTAATACATTGGGCAGAGGGTGGAGGGTTACACTTCTAAAGagaataaaaatgtttttcataCTAGCAATTAAAGTCAAAaccttttgataaaaaattgacTCAAGTAATTCTATTGCACGCACCCAGTCCTTACTAGACAAAACTAATTTTAACAGCATAGGCAATTTAACCATGATCAGGATCCAGCTGCTTCCGTTTCAGCTCCAATGTCATATGCTCGTTCTCCAGTTTCATCCTCTCATTTTCCAGTCTCATCATCTCCAGCTCCCGATCTTTCTTCCTGCAGAATCTCTGCCACTTGAACCTCTCCTTCTCCAATTCCAACATCTGCGCCTGAATTTGCAAGTTCTGTTCTTCTAACTGAAGTGCGCGATATTTTATCCACCTAGTTTGCAACAGGTTTGATTTTGAACCTTCAGGTAGAACCTGGTTCATGTCACCTTGTGCATTTTGTTGGTTCCAACTGAAAGCTTTATTACAGTCGAAAGAATTCAAGCAATTCTCTAAACTAACATCCTCATGGCCCTGACACTGTTTCATTTTCTTTGCTGAGTGCCCGTGCATCCCATACATAGCCCTCTGATCACTGTGCAAAGCATGATTTCCACCAAATTCATCACTGTCATCAGTTTCTGCATCTTGATCATCGTCATCAAGATCATCTTGTGGATGTCTCCTCGCATCATTGCTCTCGTCATCATCTCTACTTCTAAGAGCCAGTCGCAGCGAATGTTGCAATTCAGGGTCATGGGGGAGATGCAATCTGTTTCCATTATGGTAAGAGCACATTTCCTCGTAGAACAAATGCTTTGAGCTAAGGATTTTTCTAACCTCCTCCTTCGCTTTATCTGATAAATGATCCATCATGTCCAAAAGCTCCGGCCTCTCAACAACCTGGCAAGAAGTGCCCCTCCCAAGGACTTCATTTAGTCTCTTGTACCTCTTGTTAAGGTCATTGAATTTATCTTCACACTGCTGAGGGGAAACATGATGACCCCTTTCAGCCATGACCTTCGAAACTGATTTCCACTTACCCTTTTTCTGTAAATTTGCATATTTTCTCCTGATTCCATTACCGCATTCAACAGAAGCTTCCTCAAGTATGTAAGAAACAGCAGTAATCAAAAGCCTCACCATCTTATCGGTCCACTTCACCCGCTGCCATGGCATCCCCTTCTTTCCTTTACTAGGATCATTATGGCCATCAGAGGCATCTTCTGTAAAGCTCAGTTCATCGTCATCGCTAGCAGAACTTTTTCCCCTTTCCCCCTTGGCAAAATCTGCCAAGGAGATGGTCCGATCACATTCTTGCACGCTTGCCATGGTGAGGGGAAAATTTTCACTTATTGATGGTAGAACCATCAGTCCTTGTCTGGGAAGAGAGTGATGCTGTTGGTGGTGAGAAAGGGGGtgttgttgatgatgatggacTCGGATTGAACCTTGCAAATCAACACCTCCATAAGAACCACTACCCTGAATCATATGCCCCGAAGATAAATTGCCTTCCATACCATCTAAAAACAATAGATCCAGATCATACCCCTAAACAGAAATCCCTCGAGTCACCCCAGCCAAAGAGTAAAGTTTCACTCGGTGGAGATCAGGTGTCCAAATTCAGATTATACCCATGAACCAATTTCCCTACAGTAGCACAATTTCCTCCATGGGAGCCATAAGTCATAAAGTCTACAACACAAAAATCCATAAAAGCAACCAAATACGATACAGCTCATTCCTAGAAAAGCCCCTCCGAACCATCAATTTTTaagcaataattttttttacatatacaGCCAGAACGCACGCACAGTACCGTACACAGCAGAAATTGAGAGAACCCACAAATAGATTACCCAAATCCACTCAATCGACCAAACCCAATTGCAAAATCACTTGAAATTGAAAGACACACTGCAACTAGAGACGAATGAACATGGATTCCTGAAAGAAGAGTACATCAGCTTATCTGGatccaataatttcataaatcCACCTGAAACCTCCCTGTAAACGAGCCGAGAATCTAGCTTCCAAAATCAGGAAAAACAACTTCCAGCAATGGCCATGAAAGTGAAGACAAGGGCAGAGAGATCCGTCTGTATGGAGGGTTATAAAGAAACGAAGAAGCTGAGCGTGGCTTGAGGGTTTATGCAGATTCAATGAATGGGATGATCTGGTGGGTCCAAATGCATCATATGTGTTTTGATGGGCCAATCCTCCCACAAAAAATGCCGAAAACCTTATGTTATGGCAAATGAAATTATATTCAATTCAAGGATGGACAGTtcaaagaaatggaaaattttGCGTTTTTGGGTACATACAACTAATTAACAACTTTCTATTGGGAGCTCATTCTCATCGTACCTCAGTTCATGTATCAAGACACGATGAATAATTTGGAAAAGTCATTTTGAGATCAAATTTCAAGCAAACGATTACAAATTAGATCGAATCATTTTATAATGTTtgtaaatatatgaaaaagaaCAAGCAATTTTTAACTACAGGtgagtaaaatattaaagttaaaaattaataaaataaactaaaaaaaaaatctaaaaagagACTTTCGACCAGAGAATACAAGGATTGACCAAATTTGAGCTGAAAATTACTTTGATTTAACTATAGTATAAATGGACTTTTGATGATTgatgtattttataaaatattttaatatatatatattttaaatatatctatcaaaattattaatcatatGCTTAAAATTGTCAATCATATACttaaaattgtcaattattTCTTACGTTTGCTCCTTAATATAATCTCtaaagtaaaaatagttgatcaGGTTTCATAAACTATTGACAAAAATCATAAATACTATTGATTGATGATTCAACCTATGAtagttgatttaaaaaaaatattaataataatttttaaaaaaaaaatgactgtTATCTTGAGGATTTAGTGAAAAGCAAACccaatatattaataaaaatacactaTTTTACcggtttaatataaaaaaattctttaaatcACATCCTGATAAAAGAAATTCTTtcgataaataaaaaaaagcatACCAAAACTCAATATTGAATCACCACCATGTTGAACTCAGGACATGCCATTACCATTAAGTTGGAAAATGAGatcattctaaattttttatgtaaaaagaaTGACTtaatattactatttttataaatatggaCTACAatagtaaatattttattttgtaataagTTACATCATtctatatataatctttttacttatatattattaccCCATCAAATTGGATGCTATAATAAGATAGTTTagtgggaaaagaaaaaagtaagagcCAGATTCCTCTTCCATTTAGGAATTTTAACTTCTGCTAAAAATTTGGACTATCTGCATTTACATGCATATTTTAAGGATGAGTTAACATCTGAAGTAAAAAGTTGAAGGCTTTATTAACAGAAAAAGATAAATGGGACAGAGCAGTTGAGCTTTGTTTATTGCAACTTGCAAGCAACCATGGCTTCAATCCAAATCCAGCAATCTTGTAAATGTTGTCTTTTAATATGACaagttgaaattttttatggCCATGGAATACGGGGTCCTCTGTTTTGGGACAGGGCTTTcaagtttgaatatttttttaatgccaACTTGGAACATAGTGACCTTTCTCTCAGGGTACATgcatcttatattttttcttatctgacCTTTAATTTATGACACCTTGTTCTAAATCATATTATGCTGCTAATTGAGACATGTTCTACACCGAACTGATTTCGTTCAGCTCAGTCCGAACAATAGGTCCATAGCTTGGCATCAGACCTTGTCTTTAGACTCGATTTCGACCCAACACCAGTTTTGTAGCATCCGCATCTCGTTAGCGCCTTCCAAGATCTTCGTGACTATAACATATCTTATcaactcaaaatattttgacCCCTGATCCCCATTAGCATCGAAAATCTTGACTCTTTATTCTTCCACAACAACCGACGACACACAAGgagttctctctttctctcctatATAAGTTAGCCGACCATCAGtcaagatatatttttttcagtcTTATAGAAACTCTACCATCTTAAACTCTTACTTATGCATTAGAGTGTTTGTAGGAGCCACCCTCCTGCCGTGCA from Diospyros lotus cultivar Yz01 chromosome 4, ASM1463336v1, whole genome shotgun sequence includes the following:
- the LOC127799251 gene encoding uncharacterized protein LOC127799251 is translated as MEGNLSSGHMIQGSGSYGGVDLQGSIRVHHHQQHPLSHHQQHHSLPRQGLMVLPSISENFPLTMASVQECDRTISLADFAKGERGKSSASDDDELSFTEDASDGHNDPSKGKKGMPWQRVKWTDKMVRLLITAVSYILEEASVECGNGIRRKYANLQKKGKWKSVSKVMAERGHHVSPQQCEDKFNDLNKRYKRLNEVLGRGTSCQVVERPELLDMMDHLSDKAKEEVRKILSSKHLFYEEMCSYHNGNRLHLPHDPELQHSLRLALRSRDDDESNDARRHPQDDLDDDDQDAETDDSDEFGGNHALHSDQRAMYGMHGHSAKKMKQCQGHEDVSLENCLNSFDCNKAFSWNQQNAQGDMNQVLPEGSKSNLLQTRWIKYRALQLEEQNLQIQAQMLELEKERFKWQRFCRKKDRELEMMRLENERMKLENEHMTLELKRKQLDPDHG